Genomic window (Gammaproteobacteria bacterium):
ATGCCGCACCGGGAACCCAGTAACGATCTGCGTATGTACGGTCGCGGTGCGCAAATTTTGCTAAACCTGGGCGTGCGCAAAATGCGGGTCCTCAGTGCTCCCAAACGTATGCACGGTCTGTCCGGCTTTGGGCTGGAAGTGGTGGAATATGTCTCCGGTTAAATCGGTATTTAAACCGGGCATCGGGTATTTAAAGAATAGTGTTAAAGAATTGAAAGAATCGAGGAAAATCAATGACAATCCAAAACCTTATTGAAGGCGAATTGGTGGTACGGGGTTCCAGCTTCTGTATTATTGCATCGCGTTTTAATGACTTTATTGTAGAAAATCTGGTGAACGGCGCCGTGGATACCTTAAAGCGTCATGGTGCTGAAGACAAGGATATCACCCTGGTGCGTATTCCCGGGGCGTTTGAAATGCCTTTGGCGGCCAAACGGATTGCTGCGAAGGACCAATACGATGCCATTATTGCTTTAGGTGCGGTTATTCGTGGTGGTACTCCTCATTTTGAATATGTAGCCGGAGAATGTACCAAAGGTCTGGCCTCCGTGTCTTCCGAGTTTGATATTCCAGTGGCCTTTGGCGTACTCACTGTAGACACCATTGAGCAGGCGATAGAACGTGCGGGCACCAAGGCCGGTAACAAAGGGGTGGAAGCCGCCCTTTCCGCTATTGAAATGGTAAACGTTTTGCGGTTGATCAGTTAATCGGTCTCCACGAGTTTTGTAATCCCCTTTTGTGATCCCCTACTATGGGGTAGCAGGTAACAGGTATGAGTAAGGCCAGAAGCCTCGCCAGAAAACGTGCGGTACAAGCACTGTATATGTGGCAAATGACCGGTCAGAATATTTCTGATATTGACCAACAGTTTGTGTTGGAAAACGATATGGATAAAGTGGATATGGAGTATTTCCACGAATTGTTACATCGTGTTCCTGCGGTGGTGGATGAACTGGATACCCATATTGAGCCGGTGCTGGATCGCCCATTGGCTGAGTTGGATCCGGTGGAATACACGGTAATGCGCATCGGGGTTTACGAACTGCAGTTCCGACTGGATATTCCGTACAAGGTGGCCATCAACGAAGCGGTGAAACTGGCGAAAACGTACGGTGCAGAAGAAGGTCATAAATACGTCAACAGCATTCTTGACCATATAGCTCGCAAATTGCGCGCGGTGGAAATCAAAGCCGCTGCCAATAAGTAGAGTTGGCAGTGTCTTCTACGCTTTCATCATCCTCATCGTTGAACGAATTTCAATTTATCCGGAATTATCTCAAGCAGCGCAACACTCGGCCGGATGATGTCATTCTGGATATTGGCGACGATTGCGCCATTTTAAAAGTCCCTGACACGAAACAACTGGCTGTTACATTAGACACCATGGTGGCCGGAGTTCACTTCCCGGAGGCTGCATCGGCTGCTCACATTGGGCATAAATGTTTGGCAGTCAGTCTTAGTGATTTGGCCGCCATGGGAGCCGAACCGGCTTGGGTCACTTTGGCCTTAACCCTGCCGTGTTTGGATGAGACTTGGTTGCAAGATTTTTGCGACGGGTTTTTCAACCTCGCTCGTCAGTTCAAGGTGCAGCTGGTGGGTGGCGATGTGACCCGTGGTCCACTCTGTATTAGTACCCAGTGTCATGGGTTTGTGAGTCCGGGAAAAGCTCTACGCCGCGACGGTGCCGGAGCTGGGGATAAAATATATGTCAGCGGGACTATCGGTGAGGCAGCCTTGGGTTTGATGTTGATGCAAAACCGTTTGTCGTTGCCACAGGAGTTAAAGCAACAGTC
Coding sequences:
- the ribE gene encoding 6,7-dimethyl-8-ribityllumazine synthase, whose product is MTIQNLIEGELVVRGSSFCIIASRFNDFIVENLVNGAVDTLKRHGAEDKDITLVRIPGAFEMPLAAKRIAAKDQYDAIIALGAVIRGGTPHFEYVAGECTKGLASVSSEFDIPVAFGVLTVDTIEQAIERAGTKAGNKGVEAALSAIEMVNVLRLIS
- the nusB gene encoding transcription antitermination factor NusB, whose amino-acid sequence is MSKARSLARKRAVQALYMWQMTGQNISDIDQQFVLENDMDKVDMEYFHELLHRVPAVVDELDTHIEPVLDRPLAELDPVEYTVMRIGVYELQFRLDIPYKVAINEAVKLAKTYGAEEGHKYVNSILDHIARKLRAVEIKAAANK
- the thiL gene encoding thiamine-phosphate kinase, yielding MSSTLSSSSSLNEFQFIRNYLKQRNTRPDDVILDIGDDCAILKVPDTKQLAVTLDTMVAGVHFPEAASAAHIGHKCLAVSLSDLAAMGAEPAWVTLALTLPCLDETWLQDFCDGFFNLARQFKVQLVGGDVTRGPLCISTQCHGFVSPGKALRRDGAGAGDKIYVSGTIGEAALGLMLMQNRLSLPQELKQQSDLWLQRLNRPAPRVSLGMAIAEVASAAIDISDGLAADLQHILAQSGVGAVIHVERIPLPQCLPEVFERVGGWETIIGGGDDFELCFTVSPQHEVELLRVVQGLDCAIHCIGEIQQGDGLEIRENGQTIELQRAGYEHFTN